In one window of Peribacillus sp. FSL H8-0477 DNA:
- a CDS encoding histidine phosphatase family protein: protein MTTICLVRHGETDWNACGRLQGKTDIPLNDKGRTQANQCGMYLAKSDWDVIISSPLKRAVETAEIISSYIVQPTILTMVEFIERDYGDAEGMTFTEKRMAYPDKRYPNKEKRELFDNRIMDGLCKIQEAYPNKRVVLVAHGAVIKALLNSLSSGIIESNHTRLQNACLSKIEFQFNSWNIHEYNQTTHLL, encoded by the coding sequence ACCATTTGTTTAGTAAGGCATGGAGAGACGGATTGGAATGCTTGTGGCAGATTACAGGGAAAGACGGATATTCCCCTAAACGATAAAGGAAGAACGCAAGCTAACCAATGTGGAATGTATCTAGCTAAATCAGATTGGGATGTTATTATATCCAGTCCGCTTAAACGGGCGGTAGAAACAGCCGAAATTATCAGTTCTTACATCGTTCAACCGACAATCCTGACGATGGTGGAATTTATCGAACGTGATTATGGTGATGCGGAAGGAATGACTTTTACAGAAAAAAGGATGGCTTATCCGGATAAACGATATCCGAATAAAGAAAAACGGGAGCTTTTTGATAACCGAATTATGGATGGACTATGTAAGATTCAAGAAGCTTACCCGAATAAACGAGTTGTTTTAGTGGCTCATGGAGCAGTGATTAAGGCGTTATTGAATAGTCTGTCTTCAGGAATCATCGAATCCAATCATACAAGATTGCAGAATGCTTGTTTAAGTAAAATAGAATTTCAGTTTAACAGCTGGAACATTCACGAATATAATCAAACCACACACCTGTTATAA
- a CDS encoding sigma-54-dependent Fis family transcriptional regulator codes for MFDSLINEEVLNNKEHYERKIREDWEYLIETGKFPENQRTTITSSWKRCLQYGLNPLSHSVPTHNESIPSKEENHLLTDIAIPLTARIIESRSNEELVLGLINAEGNLIHLSASHSIKDQIPLGSNWLEESQGTNAAGTALFEKKPLQIFAEEHFCRNLHHLFSSAAPIRDPFTREVIGVLTLAKGKNKMGVQDLFSTVTIGHKIERQISDTLIKHNNFALQSLFNNSKAPFTVFNNAGRITFFNQAAQQAFSLKIGDVFSTFIEGNPFLAQTDYPYTKYGIEWKIRVQPYKIGANLYGGIAVFDQVNRREALSKRKKEGTRYQFSSIITEHKDMHKVISLAKKAALYEKTVLLTGETGTGKEMFAQSIHAHGTRQGAFIEINCGAVTRELAASEMFGYAGGAFTGANPKGNPGKFTLAHQGTIFLDEIGDLPLEAQAFLLRILEERTVVPVGGSKPVRIDVQVIAATNKNLLQEVSAGNFREDLYYRLNVIHLRIPPVRKRRGDIPILVKHFLNQQAGHDKPLTISEEVKDFFDAFPWPGNIRQLKNTIEHAAFYAEESMITINDLPEDMFAEEGGAGDFYSRNKTVKNQFTHQELSRVLQNNEGNITKTAQFLNVSRVTIYRKLKEINEMKINQ; via the coding sequence ATGTTTGACTCATTAATCAACGAAGAAGTGTTGAATAATAAGGAACATTATGAAAGAAAAATTCGTGAAGACTGGGAGTACTTAATAGAAACAGGGAAGTTTCCTGAAAACCAACGAACTACGATCACATCATCTTGGAAAAGATGTCTTCAGTATGGCCTAAATCCTTTAAGCCATTCAGTCCCCACCCATAATGAATCAATTCCAAGCAAAGAAGAAAACCACTTATTAACGGATATTGCAATTCCTCTGACAGCACGAATCATCGAATCAAGATCAAATGAAGAGCTTGTGCTGGGATTGATTAACGCCGAAGGAAACCTCATTCATCTATCTGCGAGCCATAGTATTAAAGACCAAATACCCTTAGGATCGAATTGGTTGGAAGAAAGCCAAGGAACGAATGCTGCCGGGACAGCTCTTTTTGAGAAAAAACCATTACAAATATTTGCAGAAGAACATTTTTGTCGAAACTTACACCATCTATTTTCTTCCGCAGCGCCTATTCGAGATCCCTTCACACGAGAAGTTATCGGTGTCTTAACGCTGGCAAAAGGAAAAAATAAGATGGGAGTTCAGGATTTATTCAGTACAGTTACCATTGGACATAAGATTGAACGGCAAATAAGTGATACCTTAATAAAGCATAATAACTTTGCTCTACAATCTCTGTTTAATAATTCGAAAGCACCGTTTACTGTTTTTAATAATGCTGGGCGAATTACTTTTTTTAATCAAGCGGCTCAACAGGCTTTTTCTCTGAAAATAGGCGATGTATTCTCTACCTTCATTGAAGGCAATCCATTTTTGGCACAAACAGACTATCCATATACTAAATACGGAATAGAATGGAAAATAAGGGTGCAGCCATATAAAATAGGTGCCAATTTATACGGTGGAATTGCCGTATTTGATCAAGTAAATAGGAGAGAGGCTCTTTCGAAAAGAAAAAAAGAGGGCACAAGATACCAGTTTTCTTCCATTATCACGGAGCATAAGGACATGCATAAAGTTATATCATTAGCTAAAAAAGCCGCACTTTACGAAAAGACTGTTCTACTTACGGGGGAGACGGGTACGGGAAAAGAAATGTTTGCTCAATCAATACACGCTCATGGAACCCGTCAAGGAGCATTTATCGAAATTAATTGTGGTGCTGTTACTCGTGAATTGGCTGCTAGTGAAATGTTTGGCTATGCAGGGGGTGCCTTTACAGGTGCAAATCCTAAAGGGAATCCTGGTAAATTCACATTAGCCCATCAAGGAACCATTTTTTTAGATGAAATTGGAGATCTGCCGCTTGAAGCACAAGCGTTTTTATTGAGGATCTTAGAAGAAAGAACGGTGGTACCAGTAGGAGGCAGCAAGCCGGTACGCATTGATGTACAGGTCATTGCTGCGACCAATAAAAACTTACTGCAGGAAGTGAGTGCGGGAAACTTTCGAGAAGATTTATATTATCGTTTAAATGTCATTCATCTTCGCATTCCACCGGTAAGAAAGCGAAGGGGCGATATTCCAATCCTGGTTAAGCATTTTCTCAACCAACAAGCGGGCCACGATAAACCATTGACGATTAGTGAAGAAGTGAAAGATTTCTTTGACGCCTTTCCATGGCCGGGAAATATCCGTCAGTTGAAAAATACAATAGAGCACGCCGCATTTTATGCCGAAGAATCAATGATAACGATAAATGATTTGCCGGAGGACATGTTCGCTGAGGAAGGTGGAGCAGGAGATTTTTATAGTCGAAATAAAACAGTAAAAAATCAGTTTACACACCAAGAACTCAGTCGTGTACTTCAAAATAATGAAGGCAATATTACCAAGACAGCTCAATTCCTCAATGTTTCTCGGGTTACTATCTACAGGAAGCTTAAAGAAATTAATGAAATGAAGATTAATCAATGA
- a CDS encoding 3-hydroxyacyl-CoA dehydrogenase produces MKISNKVALVTGGASGLGEATVENIIQHGGKAVIIDLSEEKANKLIEKHGSEKVLFVKTNVTSEEEVRHTLDQAVEHFGEFQILVNCAGIGAASKVLNKGVAHDLGTFQKVIEVNLIGTFNVIRLAVERMSLNEPDEKGERGVIINTASVAAFDGQIGQVAYSASKGGLVGMTLPIARELARYGIRCMTIAPGLFETPLFAAASDKVREALGAMVPFPQRLGYPEEYAQLVQGIVENTMLNGEVIRLDGAIRMQPK; encoded by the coding sequence ATGAAAATTTCTAATAAAGTGGCATTAGTTACAGGTGGTGCATCTGGTCTTGGAGAAGCAACAGTCGAGAACATTATTCAGCATGGAGGAAAAGCAGTTATCATCGATTTATCTGAAGAAAAGGCTAATAAACTGATTGAAAAGCATGGCAGTGAAAAGGTCTTGTTTGTCAAAACGAATGTAACAAGTGAAGAAGAAGTACGTCACACCCTTGACCAAGCAGTTGAACATTTTGGTGAGTTTCAGATCCTAGTAAATTGTGCGGGAATCGGAGCTGCATCAAAGGTGTTGAACAAGGGGGTTGCTCATGATCTAGGAACCTTCCAAAAAGTCATAGAAGTTAATTTAATTGGTACCTTTAATGTGATTAGACTGGCAGTCGAGAGAATGTCCTTAAATGAACCAGATGAAAAAGGAGAGCGAGGGGTCATTATTAACACAGCATCGGTTGCCGCTTTTGATGGGCAAATCGGTCAAGTCGCATACAGTGCCTCAAAAGGGGGACTTGTGGGAATGACGCTTCCGATTGCACGAGAATTAGCTCGCTATGGTATCCGTTGTATGACAATTGCTCCAGGGTTGTTTGAGACACCGCTGTTTGCAGCTGCATCCGATAAGGTGCGTGAAGCACTTGGAGCCATGGTACCTTTCCCTCAGAGACTTGGCTATCCAGAAGAATATGCACAGCTGGTTCAAGGAATCGTCGAAAATACGATGCTTAACGGAGAAGTCATCCGCCTTGATGGAGCCATTAGAATGCAGCCAAAGTAA
- a CDS encoding oxidoreductase, translated as MSQKTALVLGATGMVGTELVKLISARKYYQTINLLTRRPINLPDQTINQQVIDFDQLEKYADLFQVQDVYICLGTTIKAAKTKEAFRTVDYEYVVKAAKLAKRGNMEKLLIITAAGADPRSRVFYSRVKGEVEETLKSMGLPSLHIFRPSLLLGDRKEFRLGEAMMGKASNFLARIMIGPLQPYRPIHAATVAAAMFKTAQTTQQGTHVYSSKDVERLGSS; from the coding sequence ATGTCACAAAAAACAGCATTAGTCTTAGGCGCTACAGGAATGGTTGGTACGGAACTTGTCAAACTAATCAGTGCACGCAAGTATTATCAGACCATTAATCTGCTGACAAGACGACCGATTAATCTTCCGGATCAGACGATAAATCAACAAGTTATTGATTTTGACCAACTCGAAAAATATGCAGATCTGTTCCAAGTACAAGATGTTTATATTTGTTTAGGAACCACTATAAAAGCGGCGAAAACCAAAGAAGCATTTCGGACGGTGGATTATGAGTATGTTGTGAAAGCGGCTAAACTAGCTAAGCGAGGAAACATGGAAAAACTGTTGATCATTACAGCAGCTGGTGCTGATCCAAGGTCTCGTGTATTCTACAGCCGTGTCAAAGGAGAGGTAGAGGAAACCTTAAAAAGTATGGGATTACCCTCTCTTCATATATTTAGACCTTCTTTGCTGCTTGGTGATCGAAAAGAATTCAGGCTGGGAGAAGCAATGATGGGAAAAGCAAGCAACTTTCTTGCTAGAATCATGATTGGCCCCTTACAGCCATACCGCCCCATTCATGCCGCAACCGTAGCAGCTGCAATGTTTAAAACCGCCCAGACTACCCAACAAGGGACCCATGTATATTCGTCAAAAGACGTTGAACGATTGGGTTCAAGTTAA